Proteins encoded together in one Lathyrus oleraceus cultivar Zhongwan6 chromosome 5, CAAS_Psat_ZW6_1.0, whole genome shotgun sequence window:
- the LOC127084184 gene encoding 2,3-bisphosphoglycerate-dependent phosphoglycerate mutase 1: protein MATEVCNHAIGTLQSHSYLSNLNHSRNLRSGSLRFATKDFVSSNNGLSKGRSSHFGRRSCFVIQSSASHSQTSVVDPVLSPSRSNTGDSYKKSNEAALILIRHGESLWNEKNLFTGCVDVPLSKKGIDEAIEAGKKISNIPVDVIFTSALIRAQMTAMLAMTQHRRGKVPVVLHDESEQAKAWSQVFSEDTKKQSIPVTTAWQLNERMYGELQGLNKQETADRYGKEQVHEWRRSYDIPPPNGESLEMCAERAVAYFRDRIEPKLLSGKNVMIAAHGNSLRSIIMYLDKLTSQEVISLELSTGIPMLYIFKEGRFIRRGSPIGPTEAGVYAYTKHLALYRQKLDEMFQ from the exons ATGGCTACTGAAGTATGTAACCATGCTATCGGGACTTTGCAGTCTCATTCTTATCTTAGTAATCTGAATCATAGCCGAAATCTCAGGAGTGGTTCGCTAAGATTTGCGACAAAGGATTTTGTCTCTAGTAATAATGGCTTGTCAAAGGGAAGAAGTAGCCACTTCGGCCGGAGGAGTTGTTTTGTAATTCAGTCTTCGGCTTCCCATTCTCAGACGTCGGTTGTTGATCCGGTGTTGTCCCCTTCAAGAAGCAACACGGGTGACAGTTATAAGAAATCAA ATGAAGCGGCTTTGATCCTTATTCGACACGGCGAGTCGTTGTGGAATGAAAAGAATTTGTTCACAGGTTGTGTTGATGTACCACTTAGCAAGAAGGGTATTGATGAGGCAATCGAAGCTGGAAAAAAGATTAGTAACATACCTGTTGATGTCATATTTACATCTGCGTTGATTCGTGCACAAATGACAGCTATGCTTGCCATGACCCAGCACCGCCGTGGGAAG GTGCCTGTTGTTTTGCACGACGAGAGCGAGCAAGCAAAAGCATGGAGTCAAGTTTTTAGCGAAGATACAAAAAAGCAGTCCATTCCAGTCACAACAGCTTGGCAACTAAATGAAAGAAT GTATGGAGAACTACAGGGTCTCAATAAGCAAGAAACAGCAGACAGATACGGAAAAGAGCAAGTCCATGAGTGGCGCCGAAGCTATGACATACCTCCTCCCAATGGTGAAAGTTTGGAAATGTGCGCTGAAAGAGCAGTTGCCTATTTCAGAGACCGG ATTGAACCCAAACTTTTATCTGGAAAGAATGTTATGATTGCAGCACATGGGAATTCATTGAGATCCATTATAATGTATCTCGACAAGCTAACTTCCCAGGAG GTCATTAGCTTAGAACTGTCAACCGGAATTCCAATGCTTTACATTTTCAAAGAGGGAAGATTCATTAGGAGGGGAAGTCCTATAGGACCAACTGAAGCTGGAGTATATGCCTATACCAAG CATTTGGCTCTTTACAGACAGAAGTTGGATGAGATGttccaataa
- the LOC127084185 gene encoding uncharacterized protein LOC127084185 isoform X1 has product MNVFNSIRSSFLLYLPTTLTRFTKIITMSEDLKKTGSVGHEKMSQEQQAKIIEVRKLIGILSEKETVYCTDATISRYLKSQNWNVKKASQMLKQSLKWRREYKPEEIRWDEVSKEAEIGKMYRANYCDKHGRPVIIMRTDRENSKSLKEEIKHFVYCMENAVLNLPPLQEQVVWLVDFHGFNLSNVSFKITREISHILQKYYPQRLGLAIMYDAPGIFQPFFAMVKVLLESESYKKVKFVYSNDQNTKKIMEGLFDMDQLEPAFGGKNDTEFDMNKYAKRMKEEDNKMHSLWTRTNSLSLASLNIPSSDSTGSEADSDASNNEKTLGSSIPNPEKSLEV; this is encoded by the exons ATGAATGTGTTTAATAGTATAAGATCTTCTTTCCTACTTTACTTACCAACTACTCTGACAAGATTTACCAAAA TTATTACTATGAGTGAGGATCTGAAGAAAACTGGTTCTGTTGGCCATGAGAAAATGTCACAAGAGCAACAGGCAAAG ATCATTGAGGTGAGAAAGCTGATAGGAATATTATCAGAAAAGGAAACTGTGTATTGTACTGATGCAACCATTTCAAGGTACTTAAAATCGCAGAATTGGAATGTCAAGAAAGCGTCTCAAATGTTGAAGCAAAGCCTGAAATGGAGACGGGAGTACAAACCCGAAGAGATTCGCTGG GACGAGGTTTCTAAGGAAGCAGAGATAGGGAAAATGTATAGAGCGAATTATTGTGACAAGCACGGAAGGCCGGTGATTATAATGAGAACAGATCGCGAG AATTCGAAGTCGTTGAAAGAAGAGATTAAGCATTTTGTTTACTGCATGGAGAATGCAGTTTTAAATCTACCACCTCTCCAGGAACAGGTGGTCTGGCTTGTTGATTTTCATGGCTTCAATTTATCAAATGTATCGTTCAAGATAACACGCGAAATTAGCCATATATTACAAAAGTACTATCCACAGCGCCTCGGATTGGCAATCATGTATGATGCACCTGGGATTTTCCAGCCATTCTTCGCG ATGGTAAAGGTTCTGCTTGAGTCTGAGAGTTATAAAAAGGTAAAGTTTGTTTATTCTAACGACCAAAACACGAAGAAGATTATGGAGGGTTTGTTCGATATGGATCAACTTGAACCTGCGTTTGGTGGGAAAAACGACACCGAATTTGACATGAATAAATATGCTAAGAGAATGAAAGAGGAAGATAACAAGATGCACTCGTTATGGACACGGACAAACTCGCTATCATTGGCCTCACTCAATATTCCTTCTTCTGATTCAACTGGGTCAGAAGCAGATTCTGATGcttccaacaatgagaaaacactCGGTTCCTCTATTCCTAACCCTGAGAAATCACTTGAAGTATGA
- the LOC127084185 gene encoding uncharacterized protein LOC127084185 isoform X2: protein MSEDLKKTGSVGHEKMSQEQQAKIIEVRKLIGILSEKETVYCTDATISRYLKSQNWNVKKASQMLKQSLKWRREYKPEEIRWDEVSKEAEIGKMYRANYCDKHGRPVIIMRTDRENSKSLKEEIKHFVYCMENAVLNLPPLQEQVVWLVDFHGFNLSNVSFKITREISHILQKYYPQRLGLAIMYDAPGIFQPFFAMVKVLLESESYKKVKFVYSNDQNTKKIMEGLFDMDQLEPAFGGKNDTEFDMNKYAKRMKEEDNKMHSLWTRTNSLSLASLNIPSSDSTGSEADSDASNNEKTLGSSIPNPEKSLEV, encoded by the exons ATGAGTGAGGATCTGAAGAAAACTGGTTCTGTTGGCCATGAGAAAATGTCACAAGAGCAACAGGCAAAG ATCATTGAGGTGAGAAAGCTGATAGGAATATTATCAGAAAAGGAAACTGTGTATTGTACTGATGCAACCATTTCAAGGTACTTAAAATCGCAGAATTGGAATGTCAAGAAAGCGTCTCAAATGTTGAAGCAAAGCCTGAAATGGAGACGGGAGTACAAACCCGAAGAGATTCGCTGG GACGAGGTTTCTAAGGAAGCAGAGATAGGGAAAATGTATAGAGCGAATTATTGTGACAAGCACGGAAGGCCGGTGATTATAATGAGAACAGATCGCGAG AATTCGAAGTCGTTGAAAGAAGAGATTAAGCATTTTGTTTACTGCATGGAGAATGCAGTTTTAAATCTACCACCTCTCCAGGAACAGGTGGTCTGGCTTGTTGATTTTCATGGCTTCAATTTATCAAATGTATCGTTCAAGATAACACGCGAAATTAGCCATATATTACAAAAGTACTATCCACAGCGCCTCGGATTGGCAATCATGTATGATGCACCTGGGATTTTCCAGCCATTCTTCGCG ATGGTAAAGGTTCTGCTTGAGTCTGAGAGTTATAAAAAGGTAAAGTTTGTTTATTCTAACGACCAAAACACGAAGAAGATTATGGAGGGTTTGTTCGATATGGATCAACTTGAACCTGCGTTTGGTGGGAAAAACGACACCGAATTTGACATGAATAAATATGCTAAGAGAATGAAAGAGGAAGATAACAAGATGCACTCGTTATGGACACGGACAAACTCGCTATCATTGGCCTCACTCAATATTCCTTCTTCTGATTCAACTGGGTCAGAAGCAGATTCTGATGcttccaacaatgagaaaacactCGGTTCCTCTATTCCTAACCCTGAGAAATCACTTGAAGTATGA